CGTCCGTCACCAAGCCTGGCGACCCGTACCCGGCCAACCCGGACGGCAGCCGCCCGACCGAACCGAACACCGCCCCGACGGTGAACAGCCCGACCTACCAGTTCCTGGCCACCCTGCCGACCGACCCGGACGCGCTGCTCGCCGCGCTGTACGGGCAGCCCTCCGGGGGCAAGTCCCTGCCGGTCGACCAGCGGGCCTTCGGCACCATCGGAGACCTGCTCCGGGAGCAGATCGCTCCACCGGCCGTCACTGCCGCGCTGTACCGGGCGGCGGCCAAGCTGCCGGGGGTCCAGCTGGTGGATGACTCGGTGGACGCCTCCGGCCGCCACGGCTGGGGCGTGGCCCGGACGGACGACGGCATCCGGAAGGAGTGGATCTTCGACCGGACCAGTTACGAATTCCTCGGCGAACGCTCCGTCGAGGTCGCCTCCGGCACCGTCCTCGGCCAGAGCGCGATGCTCACCCACGCCCTCGTCGACCGCCCCGGCCAGCGCTGAGGCACACGCTGCGGCAGCCAGGGGCTCGGGGAACTGCGAGGAGGTCTGGCGCCGGGGTCACTGCGAAGGTGCCTGACCGCCTACGCACGGATCACCTTGTAAGGGTCGGCGTCGCAGTTCCCCGAGCCCCTGATGGCTGATGCCTCAGGCCTGGGCGGCCCGCTGCAGGGCACTCGCCAGCAAGGCGAGGTCGGTCGGCCCGTTGCCCAGCTCGCGGACCGGCCGCCGGGTCGGCGGTGCGCCGAGCTGGGCGGGGTCGATGGCGACGACGGTGGGGCGGAGGGTGGCGGTGCGGGGGATCCGGCCGCTGACCCGGGCGGACTGAAAGGCCGTCACCCCGCCGTCCGGCCGCCGGAGGTACGCGCGGCCGGGCGTGTCCTCCGGCAGCGCCGCCGCGTCGGCGAGGTGGATCAGCTGGTCGGAGTCGGCCGGGTCAGCCGTCCGGAGGGCGATCCGGAGCTGGGCGACCTCGTCCAGCTCGGTACCGGCCGTCTGTTCGGGGGAGCCGGTGGCGGCCACCAGGTGGACGCCGAGCCGGCCGCCGCGTTCGGCGACGGCGGCCAGCGCGCGGCCGAGCGGCCGGCCGGCCGGGGAGGTGGGGGCGAGCAGGGCGTCGTAGTCGTCGACCACCACGACCAGCCGGGCCGGGACGGCGGTCAGCACGTCGGGTGCCTTGCGCGGGGCGGTGACCCGGACGGTGGCCTCGGGCGGGGCGCCGCCGCCGGCCGTGACCAGGGACGGGACGGGGGTGCCGAGAGCTCGGGCGGTGTGCCAGCCGGTGAAGTCCTGATCGCCGAAGAGCGCTTCGCGGTGCGCCAGTTCGTCCAGCAGGGTCTCGGCCGCGAGCATCGCCCGGCGGGGGTCGGCCCCGGCGTCGATGTGCTCGGTGACCTGGGGGAGGTCGGTGCAGCCGCGCAGGCTGGACGGGGCGTCGGGGGCGGAGCCGCGGCCCTCGACGATGGTGATCCGGAGCCGTTCGGGCTGCTCGGAAACGGCGAGCGAGGCGACCAGGGTGCGGAGCAGCTCGGTCTTGCCGGTGCCCCGGGCGCCGCCGACCAGGACGTGCGGGCCGTTCGGCTCGTCCGGGTCGGCGAGGTCGATCAGGCAGGGTTCGTCCCTGGTGGTGCCTAGCAGGGCGGTGGCGGTGCCGGGGCCCGAGGGCAGGGCGGCCCAGCGGGCCGAGAGCTTGGCGGGGGTGACGGTGTCGAGGCGGAGCAGGTCGAGCAGCCGGAGCTGGTCGGGCAGCGGGCCGCGGGCCACCGGGGTGGCCTCGCTGAGCGGGGCGAGGGCCCGGGCGAGGCGCTCGGCCCAGGCGGGGGAGACCGCGTCCACCGCGATCTCCTCGATCCGCTCGCGGCCGCCGCCGCCGAGCGGGCGGTCCAGGGTGAGCTGGGTGGCGACCTCGCCGGTGAGGACGGCGGTGGCGCCGAGCCCCTCGGGCAGGGCGGTGCTCTGCTCGGCCAGGCAGATCGGGAAGACGCCGAGGGCGGGGCCCTGCTCCAGCAGGACGGCCAGCGCGGCCCGGCCCTCGGGGGTGCCGGGGGTGCCGTCCAGCAGCAGCACGGTGGCGGGCGGACCTGACAGGCCGTCACTGGGGCCGTTGGCCAGCTCGGTGAGCCGGGCCTCGGTCTGCTCGGGGCCGAACCCGACCAGCAGGCGGCAGGCCTGACCGTGCGTCGGCTGGAGCTGCGGCAGCCAGAACGACCAGGACCAGTCGGCGGTCTGCTCCTCGGCGGTGCCGACCACCACCAGGCTGAGCGCGCTCGGCGGGTGCAGCACGGCGAGCTGGGCCAGGACGGCGCGGGCGAGCGAGGTCAGCCGGGCCCGGGGGCCCGCCAGGCCGAGGCTGCCGGCGGTCTGCAGGTCGACGGTGACCGGGACGGCGGGCAGCACGGTGCCGGGGGTGGTGCCGGGGCCGCCGGGCCGG
This genomic interval from Kitasatospora gansuensis contains the following:
- a CDS encoding CU044_5270 family protein, which gives rise to MNREQEPLLPADRHQLLRGHLMSEISRENVVARKRPARRYGWVALPALAGGLALAVVLNTSGGGTPDGPSGAVAPVGAVQLLDRVAQVAAAKPVAKADGKFVYTKSLVAFASTNLATDETTVPAPHLRENWQSVDGKQPGLVTEEGWKAPSVTKPGDPYPANPDGSRPTEPNTAPTVNSPTYQFLATLPTDPDALLAALYGQPSGGKSLPVDQRAFGTIGDLLREQIAPPAVTAALYRAAAKLPGVQLVDDSVDASGRHGWGVARTDDGIRKEWIFDRTSYEFLGERSVEVASGTVLGQSAMLTHALVDRPGQR
- a CDS encoding FtsK/SpoIIIE domain-containing protein, translating into MQIRLTVLRPRSGPAAVGTATDVLVTAPVGTALGAVAGALAGAVGVRGPRSATHVHLYAGAERIDEQTLLGHPPLLDGAVLSLNEPDPDADDDGPPAPAELRVTGGPDAGGVHRLHGDRIHVGRSSAADVPLDDPDVSRLHLSLNLGADGRVTVRDLNSTNGTGLEGRFLRDEAVELADGGLVRIGESTLQVVRTDLRAGSDLRDSSGSRTSPDGLGHLQLTVTPSPRQAAAPEPEPATPEPPATGGRARALLSRRRARPEPTAPNPAQQHAAVRLRQAAAQRERWPDLATVLLTALGPGPRLWERGQAHPDSLTLRLGTADRPGGPGTTPGTVLPAVPVTVDLQTAGSLGLAGPRARLTSLARAVLAQLAVLHPPSALSLVVVGTAEEQTADWSWSFWLPQLQPTHGQACRLLVGFGPEQTEARLTELANGPSDGLSGPPATVLLLDGTPGTPEGRAALAVLLEQGPALGVFPICLAEQSTALPEGLGATAVLTGEVATQLTLDRPLGGGGRERIEEIAVDAVSPAWAERLARALAPLSEATPVARGPLPDQLRLLDLLRLDTVTPAKLSARWAALPSGPGTATALLGTTRDEPCLIDLADPDEPNGPHVLVGGARGTGKTELLRTLVASLAVSEQPERLRITIVEGRGSAPDAPSSLRGCTDLPQVTEHIDAGADPRRAMLAAETLLDELAHREALFGDQDFTGWHTARALGTPVPSLVTAGGGAPPEATVRVTAPRKAPDVLTAVPARLVVVVDDYDALLAPTSPAGRPLGRALAAVAERGGRLGVHLVAATGSPEQTAGTELDEVAQLRIALRTADPADSDQLIHLADAAALPEDTPGRAYLRRPDGGVTAFQSARVSGRIPRTATLRPTVVAIDPAQLGAPPTRRPVRELGNGPTDLALLASALQRAAQA